The following are encoded together in the Triticum dicoccoides isolate Atlit2015 ecotype Zavitan chromosome 6B, WEW_v2.0, whole genome shotgun sequence genome:
- the LOC119326804 gene encoding metalloendoproteinase 3-MMP-like, which translates to MGKSGSPSLVLLLVAAMAAAMVFVASPVAAFPVAGLPEAEPPFPNPWLAFQNLSGCHMGDERDGLARLKDYLSHFGYLPEAPSSSPFSDAFDADLEAAIATYQRNFGLNATGFLDPSTVSQMVAPRCGVADVINGTSTMDRNASSAAGHGRHLYTYFPGGPMWPPFRRELRYAITATAATSIDRATLSAVFARAFARWSDATTLRFTETATESDADITIGFYAGSHGDGEAFDGPLGTLAHAFSPTDGRFHLDAAEAWVADGQGDASSRPGAVDLESVAVHEIGHLLGLGHSSVQGAIMYPTIRTGTRKVDLEADDVQGIQSMYGTNPNFKGVAPTSPSTSSREMDSSAGAGSRPGSRFVAVVAAVGLLLLLSL; encoded by the coding sequence ATGGGCAAGTCGGGTTCTCCTTCCCTTGTGTTGTTGTTGGTTGCTGCCATggcggcggcgatggtgttcgtcgCCTCGCCGGTGGCGGCCTTCCCGGTGGCCGGTTTGCCGGAGGCGGAGCCCCCGTTCCCGAACCCGTGGCTGGCGTTCCAGAACCTCTCCGGCTGCCACATGGGCGACGAGCGGGACGGGCTCGCGAGGCTCAAGGACTACCTGAGCCACTTCGGGTACCTCCCGGAGGCGCCGTCCTCGTCGCCCTTCAGCGACGCGTTCGACGCCGACCTGGAGGCGGCCATCGCCACGTACCAGCGCAACTTCGGCCTCAACGCGACGGGGTTCCTGGACCCGTCCACCGTGTCCCAGATGGTCGCCCCGCGCTGCGGCGTGGCGGACGTCATCAACGGCACGTCCACCATGGACCGGAACGCGTCGTCCGCGGCGGGGCACGGGCGGCACCTCTACACGTACTTCCCCGGCGGGCCCATGTGGCCGCCGTTCCGCCGCGAGCTGAGGTACGCGATCACAGCGACCGCGGCGACGTCCATCGACCGGGCGACGCTGAGCGCCGTGTTCGCGCGCGCCTTCGCCCGGTGGTCCGACGCCACCACGCTGCGGTTCACGGAGACGGCGACCGAGTCGGACGCCGACATCACCATCGGGTTCTACGCGGGGTcgcacggcgacggcgaggcgttcGACGGGCCGCTGGGCACGCTAGCGCACGCCTTCTCGCCGACGGACGGGCGGTTCCACCTGGACGCGGCGGAGGCGTGGGTGGCCGACGGGCAGGGCGACGCGTCGTCCCGCCCGGGCGCGGTGGACCTGGAGTCGGTGGCGGTGCACGAGATCGGGCACCTGCTGGGGCTGGGCCACTCGTCGGTGCAGGGCGCCATCATGTACCCGACCATCAGGACGGGGACGAGGAAGGTGGACCTGGAGGCGGACGACGTGCAGGGGATCCAGAGCATGTACGGGACGAACCCCAACTTCAAGGGCGTCGCGCCGACGTCGCCGTCGACGAGCAGCCGGGAGATGGACAGCAGCGCCGGCGCCGGCTCCCGGCCGGGCAGCCGGTTCGTTGCGGTAGTTGCGGCGGTTGGCCTGCTGCTGCTACTGTCACTGTAG
- the LOC119325794 gene encoding uncharacterized protein LOC119325794: MERKNSFGSSWADQWDYGSDPAPRAGGKKQGGVEKTKAAAATGLKKVKEGTAHGFQWIKGKVQKKKQGGAAGDDAAAGY; the protein is encoded by the coding sequence ATGGAGCGCAAGAACTCGTTTGGCTCGTCGTGGGCGGACCAGTGGGACTACGGCAGCGACccggccccgcgggccggcggcaaGAAGCAGGGCGGCGTGGAGAAGACCAAGGCGGCCGCGGCCACGGGGCTGAAGAAGGTGAAGGAGGGCACCGCGCACGGCTTCCAGTGGATCAAGGGCAAGGTGCAGAAGAAGAAGCAGGGCGGCGCCGCCGGCGACGACGCGGCTGCCGGGTATTGA
- the LOC119325793 gene encoding uncharacterized protein LOC119325793 has product MKRLLVHGGRGIGCPSRSAVGDPSALPALGNSVLLPRHHSTEKHDDSDTLGEIGEKARTTAEEFLKMAKEKTDDVAEGAKETVHETKEAVLGESDDEKEKFKQRVEQGRYDQK; this is encoded by the exons ATGAAGCGGCTGCTCGTTCATGGCGGGAGGGGAATCGGCTGCCCCTCCAGGAGCGCCGTGGGAGATCCCTCCGCCCTGCCCGCGCTCGGCAACAGCGTTCTACTGCCCAGG CACCACTCGACAGAGAAACACGACGACAGTGACACGCTGGGCGAAATCGGAGAGAAGGCACGAACGACGGCGGAGGAGTTCCTGaaaatggccaaggagaagaccgaCGACGTCGCCGAGGGCGCAAAGGAGACGGTGCACGAGACCAAGGAAGCGGTGCTCGGCGAGTCCGACGACGAGAAGGAGAAGTTCAAGCAGCGGGTCGAGCAGGGGAGGTACGATCAGAAATAA